One genomic segment of Profundibacter amoris includes these proteins:
- a CDS encoding ribulose-phosphate 3-epimerase translates to MNINDLKSRAKGISLGLFAADLGNLRRAAQNVAEWDCDILHFDIMDGVFVPQMIGGPGFVAAMDLGLLRDVHLMVQDPAAHVESYIKAGADMITVHAESDNAAEAIKIIQASERPVMAGLALMPGTTLDDAAPLLALNPDMILVLSLDPRGTPADIPAACARLTELRKIAPDAMLAFDGGVTLDSIAEIAACAPDMVVSGSAVLGAKKPKRAFAAMVKALETANT, encoded by the coding sequence ATGAACATCAATGATCTGAAATCCCGCGCCAAAGGCATCAGCCTTGGCCTGTTTGCCGCCGATCTGGGCAACCTGCGCCGCGCGGCGCAAAACGTGGCCGAGTGGGATTGCGACATCCTGCATTTCGACATCATGGATGGCGTGTTCGTACCACAGATGATTGGTGGCCCGGGTTTTGTCGCCGCGATGGATCTGGGCCTGCTGCGTGATGTGCATCTGATGGTGCAGGATCCCGCCGCCCATGTAGAAAGCTATATCAAGGCCGGTGCCGATATGATCACCGTGCACGCGGAATCCGATAATGCCGCCGAGGCGATCAAAATTATTCAGGCGTCCGAACGTCCCGTCATGGCGGGCCTTGCCCTGATGCCCGGCACCACGCTCGATGATGCAGCCCCGCTGCTGGCGCTGAACCCCGATATGATCCTTGTGCTGTCGCTCGACCCGCGCGGCACCCCTGCCGACATCCCCGCCGCCTGCGCCCGTCTGACGGAACTGCGCAAAATCGCCCCCGATGCGATGCTGGCCTTTGATGGTGGCGTGACGCTGGACAGTATTGCCGAAATCGCCGCCTGCGCCCCCGATATGGTGGTCAGCGGCAGCGCCGTTCTGGGTGCCAAGAAACCCAAACGTGCCTTTGCCGCAATGGTCAAGGCGCTTGAAACCGCTAACACTTAA
- a CDS encoding RbsD/FucU family protein → MLIGIDANMTPDLLDCLMRMGHGDEIVVADANFPAGSTAAHTHWGDVIPLPAMTAPDAIKLITGVMPLDGFSDACAWRMQIDNAPDDMGEVHTQAFDILSAAMPEGAALGSIERQAFYQRARGAFAVVATTDMRPYGCFILRKGVIF, encoded by the coding sequence ATGCTGATCGGAATAGACGCCAACATGACGCCTGATTTGCTGGATTGCCTGATGCGCATGGGGCATGGCGATGAAATCGTTGTAGCCGATGCCAATTTCCCTGCCGGCTCGACCGCTGCCCATACCCATTGGGGCGACGTGATCCCCCTGCCCGCCATGACAGCCCCCGATGCGATCAAATTGATCACCGGTGTGATGCCTCTGGACGGTTTTTCCGACGCCTGCGCGTGGCGGATGCAGATTGATAACGCGCCCGATGATATGGGCGAGGTCCACACACAGGCCTTTGACATTCTATCCGCCGCCATGCCGGAAGGGGCCGCCCTTGGCAGTATCGAGCGTCAGGCGTTCTATCAGCGCGCCAGGGGTGCCTTTGCTGTGGTTGCCACCACTGACATGCGGCCCTATGGCTGTTTTATCCTGCGCAAAGGCGTGATTTTCTAG
- a CDS encoding substrate-binding domain-containing protein — MKLTRRIVLGMAGGVAALATGFATPTFAGEMPAPFDNAGDVKIALVRYLSTGDFFQAYLSGVETQAAALGVDLRVFDSRQDAALQADMVDQAIALGVDGIIIQHGLTESMQEAAQRAIDAGIKVVAFDVNVENPAIPQIEQSDRDLARLALEQAIKDNGESWKAGYVYVAGIAPLDRRDETWVEFKAKYPGIEEAAQFGTLDNPIANSVANQARSVLQANPDITVMFAPYDEFAKGVKIAVDEAGMNEQIKIYSADVSTADISAMREPNSAWAATAATNPAVVGEVSVRALAMMLAGEDPGHNVIIPPTLITQAMLHDKDIKNMEELSAKLPQFAHADVAVPAWMPLPPR, encoded by the coding sequence ATGAAACTGACACGACGTATCGTTCTGGGTATGGCGGGCGGGGTTGCAGCACTTGCAACCGGCTTTGCCACACCAACATTCGCGGGCGAAATGCCGGCACCTTTCGACAATGCAGGGGATGTGAAAATCGCGCTGGTGCGCTATCTGTCCACCGGCGATTTCTTTCAGGCCTATCTGTCGGGCGTTGAAACACAGGCTGCCGCCCTTGGCGTTGACCTGCGGGTATTCGACAGCCGTCAGGATGCAGCCCTTCAGGCCGACATGGTGGATCAGGCCATCGCCCTTGGCGTGGATGGCATCATCATCCAGCATGGTCTGACCGAATCCATGCAAGAGGCCGCACAGCGCGCCATCGATGCCGGGATCAAGGTTGTGGCGTTTGACGTAAACGTCGAAAACCCCGCCATCCCGCAGATCGAACAATCCGACCGCGATCTGGCCCGTCTGGCGTTGGAGCAGGCCATCAAGGACAATGGCGAATCCTGGAAGGCCGGTTATGTCTATGTGGCCGGCATTGCCCCGCTGGACCGGCGCGACGAGACATGGGTCGAGTTCAAGGCCAAATATCCGGGCATCGAGGAAGCCGCCCAGTTCGGCACGCTGGACAACCCGATTGCCAACTCGGTTGCCAATCAGGCCCGTTCGGTTTTGCAGGCAAACCCCGACATCACCGTGATGTTCGCGCCTTATGACGAATTCGCCAAGGGTGTGAAAATCGCTGTGGACGAGGCCGGCATGAACGAGCAGATCAAGATCTACTCGGCCGACGTATCCACCGCCGATATTTCCGCCATGCGTGAGCCCAACAGCGCATGGGCCGCCACCGCCGCCACCAACCCCGCTGTTGTGGGCGAAGTATCGGTGCGGGCACTGGCCATGATGCTGGCGGGCGAAGACCCCGGCCACAACGTGATCATTCCGCCCACCCTGATCACTCAGGCCATGCTGCATGACAAAGACATCAAAAACATGGAAGAACTGTCGGCCAAACTGCCCCAGTTCGCCCATGCCGATGTCGCCGTACCCGCTTGGATGCCCCTGCCCCCGCGCTAG